The Deltaproteobacteria bacterium genome contains the following window.
CGGTCTGTACCTGCTTCAACGTCCTCGACCGGAAGGAGGGCGGTACCGTCGAGCGGTGCAGAGTCTGGGACACCTGTCTCTTCAAGGGATTTACGAGAATGGCCGGAGGGGTCCTGCCGAACCGGGAACGGGTGAAGAGGACAAAACGGTGGTATGAGCATAAGATTCTGCATGCACCGGAGCAGATCGGGGCCTTCGGCTGCGTGGGATGCGGTCGGTGTACCCTTGCCTGCCCCGGCGTGATCGATATGGCGACGGTGGGGATGCAACTGACCAAAGGGGTGGAGCAGCCGTGAAGTCTCATAACATCTACACCCCCTTTTCTGCTGAAATCCGGTCGATTGTGAAGGAGACGGCCGATGTCCATCTTTACCGGTTCTCCCTGCCGGAGGGGACGGTCTGCCCGCCGGGCCGGTTCTTCATGGTCTCTCTCTGGGGAGCGGGGGAGGTCCCGATTTCCATCGCTTCCCATTCCGAAGCAGGTGAGTGGCTGGAGCTGTGCATCCGGAGGACCGGCCATGTCACCTCCGCGATAGACCATCTGCAGGAAGGGGATCAACTCTGGTTGCGGGGGCCCTACGGGAACGGCTTTCCCCTTGAGATCGCCGAGGGGGCCGAGATCGTAATTGTTGCAGGGGGGATCGGCATGGCGCCGCTCCGGCCCCTCCTCTACGAATTCACGGTTCCGGGAAAAGGATACGGCGGGGTGACGCTGATCTACGGTTCCCGGACACCGGAGGAGATTCTTTTCAAAGAAGAGATCGAAAACTATACCGCGCGGGGAATCAACGTGAAGTTGTGCGTCGACCGGGGTGACGGCAGCTGGAGCGGCCATGTCGGGCTGGTCACCGATCTGCTCGGCGACATCCGGAGCGACATGCAATCCACCGTAGCCTATCTCTGCGGACCCGGGATCATGATCCAAAATGTCACCCGTGACCTGCACCGCATGGGGATACCGCACGACCGGATCATTACCACCCTGGAGGCCCACATGAAATGCGGTGTCGGCAAGTGCGGCCACTGCTATGCGGGCGGCAAATATATCTGCACCGACGGTCCCGTATTTACCTACCGGGAAATCATTGAAAACCGAATCACCGGGGATACCAGGAGATCAGGTTGAGCTCCAGGGGGACCTGTGCCTCCGGATGATAGGGAA
Protein-coding sequences here:
- a CDS encoding hydrogenase, giving the protein MKSHNIYTPFSAEIRSIVKETADVHLYRFSLPEGTVCPPGRFFMVSLWGAGEVPISIASHSEAGEWLELCIRRTGHVTSAIDHLQEGDQLWLRGPYGNGFPLEIAEGAEIVIVAGGIGMAPLRPLLYEFTVPGKGYGGVTLIYGSRTPEEILFKEEIENYTARGINVKLCVDRGDGSWSGHVGLVTDLLGDIRSDMQSTVAYLCGPGIMIQNVTRDLHRMGIPHDRIITTLEAHMKCGVGKCGHCYAGGKYICTDGPVFTYREIIENRITGDTRRSG